ATTATCTCCAAGCCCAAGCTGGACTTGAGCAATATAGACCTCTGCCAAAGCCACAGCCAGATATATCACACAATAAAAGCCAAGAAAGCGCAATGCAGCGATAACGCAATGAAAGGCAGAATCTATTAAGAAAGGAAGCAAATGGAACAAAAGGTAAGTATAAGGGATTTTCTAGGACTGCAAGAGAGCTACCAAGAACAAGAAGCGTGGTGTGAGCAAGAGCATAGCATCACACAAGAAGAGCTTAAAATCTATGGCTATTTGCTGCAAGAAATGAGAGAACAAGCAAAAGGGCAAGAGACAATACTTGCAAGGCAGAGTGATGAGTAGGGTGCTAGAAGAGCTTGCTAAGGATTTAGAAGAGAAGATTCTGCACGCGCTAGAATCTGGCAGTGCGCCTTGAATTAAGCCTTGGCAAAATGATGGGATCTTGCCGCATAATCCCTACACAGGCACAATTTATCAGGGCATAAATGCCCTGCGCCTGCTGTGTGATGAATATACAGAGAGCAAATATCTTACCTTTAATGAAATTAAAGCTCTTAATGGTTCTGTGAGAAAAGGAGAGAGGGCAAGCTATGTGCTATTTGTAGGACAAAAGCCCATCACACAAGAAGAAAGAGAAAATACTAGGGGATATGTCTTTGAAGATGAAGAGGGACGGCTATGGCAAAAGATTTTTAAGAAAATCCCTATTTTTAATATCACTCAATGTCAAAACCTTGATATGCAATTACTCGCAAAACACCAAAAACAACATAATATTCATTTTGAGATAAAACAGCGTGATAGATTCCAAGAAAACCCTTTTATTGAGCAGATTCTAAAAAACTCCCATATCCCCATTATCCACCATAACAAAGATAGAACTTACTATTGTGTTAATAGCGACACAATCTATCTTCCACCAAAAGAAAATTTTGCTACTAAAGAGCAATATTACTCGACCGCACTGCACGAACTAGGACACGCCACAGGTGCAAAACATAGGCTAGGAAGAGCATTAAGTGGAGATTTTGGGAGTGTGAGCTATGCCAAAGAAGAGTTAAGAGCAGAGCTTTATTCATTTTTACAAGCCCTAGAGCTTGGCATTGATTATGATATAAAAAATCACGCTTCTTATGTAAAAGGTTGGCTCAAGATTTTACAAGATGATAAGAGCG
This DNA window, taken from Helicobacter canis, encodes the following:
- a CDS encoding ArdC family protein: MKPWQNDGILPHNPYTGTIYQGINALRLLCDEYTESKYLTFNEIKALNGSVRKGERASYVLFVGQKPITQEERENTRGYVFEDEEGRLWQKIFKKIPIFNITQCQNLDMQLLAKHQKQHNIHFEIKQRDRFQENPFIEQILKNSHIPIIHHNKDRTYYCVNSDTIYLPPKENFATKEQYYSTALHELGHATGAKHRLGRALSGDFGSVSYAKEELRAELYSFLQALELGIDYDIKNHASYVKGWLKILQDDKSEISRAIKDGVRMVSFVKEQWYPTKEQERTPQKARVKPRIQNKLENELGLER